A segment of the Halostagnicola larsenii XH-48 genome:
TTCGTGAACGATGACATGGTATAAGTGCCCGGCGGCCACCCATATGAATGGGTATTGAGAACAATGCACGTTGCAATAATCGGTGGTGCGAGCACCATCGGCTCGACGGTTGCGTACACGCTGGCGACGAAGGATCCGACGATGGACATCTCCCTGGTCGACAAGGCGCCTGAGCCGGCCTGGGCACACGCGATGGACATCACGCATTCGAAGTATCACGGAACCGACGCTCCGGTCGACGAACGGACGGCTGCATCGTACGGAACGGTAACGGGGGTCGGAACTGACGAGATGTCGTCTATCGATCCGGATCTCGTCGTCCTCACCGCCGCGGCCCCGCGTCCGGACGACGCCGCTGACCGGGGGGTCCGCAAAGCGGAACTCGAGGCCAACCGGGCAATCGCCGACGATGTCGCCACACAGCTTCAGTCGATCGATCCGGTTCCAGTGGTGGTTTTAACGAACCCGATCGACCGAATTACGTACAGGCTGTGGACCCAGCTGGGCTGGCCCCGCGAGAAGTTCATCGGTTACTCGCTCTCGGAGACGGCTCGTACGGCCCACGCCATCGCCGACCTGCAAGGCGTTCATCCGAGTCGCGTCTCCTGTCCCGTGATGGGTGAACACGGCGAGGGAATCGTCCCGATTTTCTCGAGGGCCCGCGTCGGCGAAGCGTCGGTTTCGTTGACCCCCGAACAAGAATCGGAGGTCCTCGAGTACGTTCGGGACGTCCCCTTCGAAATCGCCTCGAAGCGGGGAGCCGGCGAAACCTCGAGGTGGGTTACGAGCGCCGGCGTGGCGAAGGTAGTCCGCTCGATGCTCTCCGGGGAGACGACGTCGCCGGGTTGTCTCTCGACACCTCTCTCAGGCGAGTACGGGTTTGACGATGGCTGTCTCAGCGTTCCCGTTTCCGTCGATTCGACCGGTGTGACGGCGATTCACGAGTGGGAACTCGCCGACACGGAGTACGAGCGACTCGTCGACGCGTTCGAATCGGTTCGAACCGATCTCGAGACGCTGTGATTTCGCGCGATAGTCGCTGTGGACGGACTCGCTTCGAACGTGCATAATCTTTATAGTCAAATGCGCACTCCTTTCTTGTGTGGTACTAACAGCCATGGGTGACCGAGTATGATCGACGCTGCGGAGCACCGGGTGATCGACTGCGACTGGCACTACCAGGACTCGTTTACGGATATCGTCGAGTACATGGACGAGCCCTGGAAGACGAAATACGAGCGAAGCAACTGGGACGCGGCGGGTGTCAAACAGAACCTGAGTTCGTTTTTCCCGACGTCGACTGGCGACCGACAAGCGTACGGGAAAATCGAACGCGAACACTCGAACTACCCGGACGAGGCCGAAACGCCCGACAGAGTTCGGGAAGGCATGGAGTTCCTCGATGTCGACCAGAGCCTCCAGATTTCGCACCTCGCACTCGCGATGGGCGGCGTCCAAACCGACGACGAGCGTACGCAGGCGTTTGCGAAGGCCCACATCGAGTACATGATCGATCAGGTCCTCGATCCAGAGGACGGCGTCTACGGGCTCGTTCCGCTTCCCTACAGCGACATCGAGACCTCTCTCGAGATTCTCGATCGAGTCGAGGACGTCCCCGCGATACGAGGGGCCTGTTTCATCACCGCTGGTGCGAACCCGCCCCTCGGAAACCGGAAGTACGATCCGCTGTACGAACGTTGCGAAGAGATCGGCTATCCGGTCGTCTTCCACACCGGCGGTTCCGGCCTGGACGATTACGTTCGTGCCGGCTATCAGGAAATGCTCGAGACCCACACGCTCGGCTTTCTCGAGTCGAACATGTCCCAGCTCGTCAGCGTTACCTGCCAGGGCGTCCCGGAAAAATTCCCGGATCTCGATATCGTGTTCATGGAATCGGGCGTCACGTACGTCCCCGGTCTGATCAGCCGACTCGAGGAGGAGTACCTGAAACGACCCGAGGAAGCACCGTTGCTCGAGAAGCGCCCAAGCGAGTACATCACCGACTACTACTTCGGGACCCAGCCGCTCGAGGTGTCGGCGAGCCCAGACCTCCTCGAGTTGTGTTTCGACATGCTGGGAACCGACAGGTTGTTGTACGCATCGGATTATCCCCACTGGGACTTCGATAGCCCGTCGACGATTACGGACCTCCCCTTCATATCCGACGAAGAGCGGAAGGCGATTCTGGCGGGCAACGCCGTGGAGGTGTTCGATCTATGAGCGAGGACGGACTGGTCGAGGTAAAGGCGGTCGAATCGTTCGCCGACGGTGACCACGAACTGGTCGACGTTCGCGGCGTCGAGGTCGGCGTCGTCCGGGACGAAGACGAGTTTTACGCGTTTCGAAACACCTGTCCACACGATGGCGGGCCGGTGTGTACGGGACCGGTCTCTCGAAAACTCGTCGGCGAATTCGTCGGCCCCGGTGAGCGCGTCGAGCGGTCGTTCAGCGACGAAAAGATCATCTCCTGTCCGTGGCACGGCTGGTCGTTCGACCTCGAGACGGGCGAAAACGTCGCCGACGAAAACATCGTGCTCCCGTCGTACGACGTGGTCGTCGAAAACGGCATCGTCTACGTCGACGACGGTCGGTGAGCGAACCGTTCCGTTCGAAGCGATTATTCGACCCGGTACACCCGCAACTTCACCCCGTTCGGCTGGCGAGTCCCCGACGCGACGAACACGCTCTCGGTCAACCACTCGAGGTCGGGGTCGGCCGTTTCGAACGTCGGCACTGATTGAAAGTAGACGTCTTCCGGGTCGACGGGTCGTCCGTCGCGAATGCGCTCGCTCGTTTCCGGAGACGCGTGACGAATCCCCTCGTTTTCGACGTACACGCGGGATCCCTCGTCCGTTTCGAACGCGTACTTCGCAACGAGTTCGGTTGCGCGCTCGGTTCGATACAGCTGGTAGTCAGCTCCCGCTTGCAACACCGTTCCGTCACACCGACCGGAGACGGTCCCGCCGCGAATCGGAATGATACGTCGACTTCCGTCGCCTGTCTCGCCTATTTCGATCGGGTCGTCGACTTCGATGTCGAGTTCCAACACCTGCTCGAGCGTCGGAACGAGTGGATCCGCTTCCTGGTCCGTGTTCTCTTCTCCCATGAAGGGTTGTCTCGATGGCGAAAGTTATAGTTAGCGCTCGTCGCATGGCGCTGACTGGCTGCCGGGCCGGCCGTTCGAGCGCCGTGGCCCGTTGCATATTGCGGGTCCGACGGCCGGTGGATCGACTCGGAAACGCGTTCGTTCGCCTAAACGTTTAGTAGGTGTTATACCAATGGTACCGTATGGCAATACTCTGTGCCGTCGATGGGACACAACCACACGAATCGGTCGTTTCCACTGCTGATGACCTCGCTAGAGCGTACGATGACGAACTGATCGTCCTTCACGTCATGACCAAAGACCGGTTCGAGTCTCGAGGCCAGGACCGAACAGAGTACTACGTCGATGACGCCGCTCGCGAGGCGCGCGAGATGGCTCGAGAGGCCGCGGCCGACGTTCTCGATTCGACCGACCGGGTCGTCGCTCGCGGACGCGTCGGCGACCCGACGGCGGAAATTCTCGAGGTTGCCGACCGCGTCTCGGCCCGGTATCTCGTTCTCGGCGGACGCAAGCGGTCGCCAGTCGGGAAGGCGCTGTTCGGAAGCACCACGCAATCGATTCTCTTGGAAGCAACGACTCCGGTGGTCACCGTTATGGATGAAGAATGATAATTAGACAATTGTATCAGGTTACCATTATTCAACGGCCGATCCGGTCCTAATGGTCTTCGTACCGCGTGTCGACGGTTTCCAGTGAGTTCCGAAGCCCATCGGGGAGGGCCACTCCACTGTCGCCGCCGACGGGAACACAGACCCGGTGTTCGGTTCCGTCGAATACGATCTCGCCGTCGTGGGTGGCCGTGTAGTCGAACTGAACGCTCGTTTCGCCAACCGTTGGCGTCACCTCGATCTCGACGGCGTCACCTGCCTCAACCTGCCCTTTGAAGTCGAAATCCATCGAGACGAGCGGCAAGCCGATTCCCTCGTTCTGGGAGAGCTCCCAGAACGGCCATCCGATCGATTCCATGAGCATGTCCGAGGATTCGTGAACCGCGTCGATCATGCGCGGGTAGTGAGCGATACCGAACGGATCCGTATCCGAAAACCGAACAGTCCAGGTTCTCGTAAAACTCATCGATACCGTAATCGTGCCTCTCACCTCGTATAAATGTAGTGTGATCGCTTTGGCCCGCCAAATCTTGGCACGAACAAACTATTTTGTCGATCGCTGTCCAGGTCTTTTCCTCCTGGTTATAATCAAATCACGTAACTATATGTCTGATTGGTACTAACCAATATCGTATTCGAACCCGGAGGTAGCTACCATGCACTTTCGGTTCCTCGAGCGAGGTCACAGTTTTGGGTTGATACTGAAACCCGTTACTACCCTTGGCTGAGGCGGCTCTTCTTGTCTCTCGATCAAAACGGCAGTACCATCGCGATACCAACTGCGCCACCAGCAGCGAGCAGACACGAACTCAACGTCCCGCCTGCGTAGATCACCGCCTGAACGCGATCACCCGTCTCCCACAACTGGACAGTTTGGACGGAAAACGACGAATATGTCGTAAAAGACCCACACGCTCCAGTCCCAACGAAGAGAACGGCCTCGTGACTGAACCCGACGAACACGACCAGCCCGAGTGCAAAGCTGCCTACGACATTGACGACGAGCGTCGATATCGGGAACCGGTCGTGAGCGAGTTTCTGGTCGACGAGATATCGAAGTACAGCGCCGATTGCGCCGCCGGTCCCGAGAAGATGGGCAGCCTCCATCAATCGCTCACCTCCGGTGTGGGGGGTGTGACACTACGCAGCCATCGTGCACCTTCTCGGCCCACCAAAACCGCGCCGAAGCCAAGCGCATAACTTCCGATGATGTATCCAACCGCCAGTGCCGGCGTGGTCGTGAGCGCATCGACGACGAACGTACTGTAGGTAGTAAAAGACGCGATGAACCCGGTGGCAATGAGTGTTCGACTGGTCTCGGAGATCGTTCCAGTCAAGCGACTCTCGTAGATGAGAAATCCAAGCGCCAGGCTTCCGAGGACGTTGACCAGTGCCGTCGCCGCCAGTGAACTCGGAACGAACAGTTCAACGGCGTACCGGAGGTTCGAGCCGCCGAACCCGCCGATTCCGACTACGAGCATCGCCTCGAGATGTTCGAGAGTGCGTGAGTGTGCCATCGCTGATTCAGTGACGGAGCCATTAGCCAACATGGCGGTAGAGACAGGCGGACTCCATCGCCCGAACAGGCCCGCGACAGGGTGTTAGCTCACCTTGTCTCAGGTACAATGTTAACATAGCGATTTACCGACCGCCGGGAGTGGCACGACCCTGTCCCCACGCCCTTACTGCTGTGCGTGCGCTCTGTCGGCGTTTTCTCCCTCGAGACAGGCTGCGATGTCGTCCATCGTTTTCATCTCGAGGATATTGTATCCGCATCGGCAGCATCAAAACCCTCTCGTATCACTGTGCTGTCTGCGACCCCGGGTCACACGGACAACAAAAAGTTAACGACCACTCCGTGTGGAGTCCGTGACATCGGTAATGGGTGCCCCGATAGTAATCGGACGACGAAATCTTCGGCGTTCGCCGATAGCGCGTACGACTACCATACGAGGGGTCCGTTTGCAACTCTCTTTGCTCCGTCACGAGGTGAGCTAACCCGTGCGACGATCGATTCGGTTCCTTCTCGGTACGTGTGCGGGCAGCGCCATACTCGGCGGCTACCTCTATACGGTCGGCGCAGAGACCGTTCTCGCTCGGATGACTACCGTCGCCCCGTGGGCGCTTGGAATCGTCGCCGTGCTGGTCGTCCTCGAGGGAATCGCGGATGGGATCGGCGTCTGGGCCTCGATTGCACCGCTGGGTGATGGACTGTCGGGGAGCAAAAGCGTCCAATTCGCGCTCGCCGGCGACTTCTTCGATACGCTCAGTCCAGCGGGTCCGGTGAGTTCAGAGCCGATCATGGCCCGGTTTTTCAGCGTCGAGACGGGAACGGGCTATGCCGAGGCGCTCGGCGTTCGATCGACCGCGAAATACGTTAAATCGGCAACGCAGGTCCTCGTCTCCGGCCTCCTCGGCATATTTTTGCTCGTCGATACACCCAATGCAACGCCCATTTTGCTCACGCTCGGCGGTTCGCTCGCCGGCCTCGTGGTGTTCGGTGGCGTCGTCCTCTGGTCACGAACCCAACTCTCGAGCGCCCTCGTCGTCGTTCTCACCCCGATCGTCGCGCGGATTTCAGGCCTGTATCGAGAACAGCCGTACGGTCGAGATTTCGTCGCGGCGGGCGTTGAGCGATATTGGAGCCGTCTCGTTGGCTTTCGCGAGACACCAGGATTGCTTGCCCTCATTGCGATTGGCGGACTCGTCGAACAGTTGTTGACTGCAGCCGCACTCTGGGTCGCGTTCGCTGGATTAGGTGTCGACAGCGTCTTTCTTCCGATACTCGTGATTATTCCGCTGCCACAGATCGCAAGCGTTGTGCCGATTCCCGGCAGTCTCGGGGCGTACGATCTGTTGCTCGGCGGGGCGTTGGTGGTGGTCACCGGTGTTCCAACTGCCGTTGCGACGGCGGCGGTCCTCCTCGTTCGAACCCTCACGCTCCCCTTCAGTGCAATCGCCGGCGGCGTTTGCGTCTCGTATCTGCGCGGCTGGCGGTTGCGAGGGGACGCGGCTTAATCGCTGGCCCGTCTCTCGTTCCGATCGTTGCTTTCACGTTTTCTAGAATTCAAGAACCCATTGTGTAGGCCGCTCGAGTCTTGTCGCTTCCCACCTTCAAACTCCCCGGCTTCAAATTATGGCGAGGCAGATTCCCCGCTCCACTGTGAGCGGGGCTGAATCGGTCAGACGTACGCGTCGAACTCCTTGCCGAACACGAGGAAGTAGCCGGTTCCGATCACGCCGATGACGGCCGCGATCGTGAACGCGAGTCCGGGACTGACGAACTCCCAGAGATAGCCGCCGAGTGCGGCACTCGGGATAACGATCGTGTTCCTGAGGAGATAATACGTGCCCGTGACGCGCCCGCCGGAACCCTGCTCAGCGGGGCCGACGATGAGCGCTTTGTGTGACGGCAGCCCCGCGAATCGAAGCCCGGAGAACGCGAAGATGAGGATCATCGCCCAGGAGAGCGCCATGAACGGAGCGAGCACGTCCGGTCCGGCGATCAACACGATGGGAAAGAGCGCGTAGACCGCGAACCCGAGTGCAACAACGGGTTTGAGACCGACTCGCTCTGCAATCTTCGCTGCGGGGATCATCGACAGCAGCGCGACCAGCATCTCGATGCCGAGGAGATAGCCGAAAAACGCCGCGGGAGAGAGATCGATCGCGTACGAAAACCCCGCCAGCGACACCGTCGTCTCGAGCCCGACCTCGTAGAACTGCGTGATAACGAGCACGAAGAAGACGTAGACCATCCCATTGGCGAACCTGACGAGCGTGTCGCCGATGAGCAGCGGACGCAGCGGATCGGGCATGGTACGCAGGTCCCGTCTGATCTGTTCGAGTCCGTCGAACGAATCGCCGAAGGAGTCTTCGCTCGCATCATAGAGGACGTGCTGTGCGACCGTCCCGAGGACGCCGAACACGACCGCAACGCCGAGTACGTACTGGAAGCTGACCGCGAAATCTGCCTCGAGGCCGATGAGAACCGCTGCAAGCACCGGCCCGATGAAGAACGCGGTTCGGCGGAACGTCTCGGTACTGGCGAACCCAGCCGCGAGCCGCGACGGGTCAGTCGCCTGTTTTACGACTGCGAACGTTGCGCCCAGTCCGAACGATTTCCAGGCTTGCGCGAGGAGCAAGCCGACGAAGATCCAGACCCACGGCTGAATCGTGACGCCTCCGAGGGTAATCGCGCCGACGTTCGGAGCGACGAGCCAGACGACGAACCCGAGCGTCGATACCAACCCGAACACGGTCAGCGCGTATCGCGAGCCGAGCCGATCCGAGATGGCTCCACCTGGATAGGGATACACCGCCGAAATGACGTTTCCGACGGTTCCGAACAGACCGACCACGAACCCAGTCGCCCCGAGCGCGGTCATATACTCGGGGAGAAATCGGTTGGTCATCTGAAAGCCCAGACTGAACGCGAACATCGCGAGCGACAGTACGAGCACGTCCCGCTCGAGGGCGAAGAACTGTCGAACGGTATCAAGCGGGCTCGGCTCATCTGCGTCGACAGTCACCTGTTCTTGACTCATTTCTCCAGTATCCACTCAATTAGCCTGTTTCGAGTGTACCTTCCTGTGCGTTTGGGGTGTCCTGTGGAACAGTATCATGCACGTCAGTCCAACCAACGGCGTCTTGGCTACTGCATCGGCTCGAGCCGTCCTAAACCGACCCCTTCAGATTAGATCGTCGGGGTCGTGTTCTGCTTGCATTCGGCGAGCTTCAGCAGCGTACTGTTCTCGTAATTCCGGTTCCTCGACCACCCCGAGATTTTGGGAATCGGCAGCGACTGCTGCAGTCGTGTCACGGACATCGGTGAAAGATGTCAGCGCGCGCTCCTTGCGGTAATAGCGCTCGCCGTCTGGGGTCGCGTACGTGAGGATGATGAGGTTTTGTTCGTCGTCGGAATACGTCCGTTCGACGAGCCAGACCCGTACCTGCTCACTAGACGAATCAGCCATAAGCGGGTCTATGAGCGCCACCCAGAAAAAGCGGTGTGGGATTTACCCCGAATTGAGAGCCCTGTGGATCCCTGCCGTGATTCGTTCGGTATCGGGAACGTATGCGTCCTCGCGCGCAAAGAAGGGGACCGGCACGTCATAGCCGGTTACCCGTTCGATTGGGGCCTCGAGGTAGAAAAACGCCCGCTCGTTGATGCGCGCAGTAATCTCCCCAGCCATGCCGCCGGACTTCGGCGCTTCGTGAACGACGACACACCGGCCGGTCTTTTTTACTGACTCGACGATCGTCTCGGCGTCGAGCGGGTACAGCGTCCGCGGATCGATGACCTCCACGCTCGCGTCGACGCCCTCGACAGCGTCGAGCGTTTCTCGGAGCATCGACCCCCAGGCGACGACCGTAAGATCATCGCCATTCACAACGACACGTGCCTTGCCGAGTGGAATCTCGTGTTCATCAGGGACCTCCTCACGAAACGACCGGTACAGCCGCGTCGGTTCCATGAACACGACCGGATCGGGATCGCGGATCGCCGACGTGAGCAGCCCTTTCGTCTCAGCCGGCGAGGAGGGGAAGACGACCTGCAGTCCAGGGACGTGGGCAAACCCGGCCTCGAAGCTCTCGGAGTGGAGTTCGAGTGCGTGGATGCCGCCGCCGTAGGGCGTCCGGATCGTCATCGGACAGGTGATCGTTCCGCGAGTGCGACTTCGCATGCGGGCGACGTGCTGGACGAGTTGGTGAAATCCCTGGTAGAGGAAGCTCTGAAACTGGATCTCCGGAACCGGTCGCAGTCCGGTGGCGGCGAGCCCGACGCCGACGCCGACGATACCCGCCTCCGCGGCCGGCGCGTCGAAGACCCGGTTCGGGTGCGCTTCCATCAGCCCTTCGGTCGCCCTGAACACCCCGCCGGCGCGCCCGATATCCTCTCCGTAGACGACCACGTCGTCGTCACGCTCCAGCTCCGAGCGTAGCGTCTCCCGAACCGCCTCGATCATTCGGAGCCGTTCAGACATCCGTCCCACCCGTGAACGCCTCGCGCTGTCGTTCGAGTTCCGTCGGCGAGTCGTCGTACACGTGACGGAACATGTCGACCTGATCGAGGATTTCCTCGCCTTCTTTCGCTTTCTTGATCGCCTCGGACAGTTCCGACTCGATCCGATCCTCGATCGCCGCCTTGGTCTCCTCGTCGAGGAGCCCCCGTTCCTCGAGGAACACCTGGTAACGCACGATCGGATCGCGGGCTTTCCACCCCGCTTCTTCCTCGGATTCGCGATAGACGGACGGGTCGTCCGAGGTCGTGTGCATCGATCGTCGGTAGGTGAGTGCCTCGATCAGAACCGGCTCTCCGTTCCTGGCCTTCTCGATTGCCTCTCGTGTGACGGCGTAAACACCCAGCACGTCATTGCCATCGACCTGGATTCCCTCGATTCCCGCCGCAATGGCCTTCTGGGCCAGCGTTTCGGCAGCGGTCTGATCCTCGAGTCGCGTGGAAATCGCGTAACGGTTGTTCTGACAGACGAAGACCGTCTGGGCGTCGTAGACCCCCGCGAAGTTGAGCGCCTCGTAGACGTCGCCCTGACTGGTCGCACCATCGCCGAAGTAGGTGACCGCGACGTTTGATCGATCCTGCAATGACTCGCCCCACCCGATTCCGACAGCGTGCAGTGGTTGCGTGCCGATCGGAATCGCTGGCGGCAGCGCTCGGTTACCGCCGGGAATTTCGGCTCCCTCTTCCATCCCCATCGCGTACCAGAGGATCTTGTGAGGCGGCGTGTCGCGGACTAAGAGCGCTGGTTGTTCCCGAAACGACGGGACGATCCAGTCGTCTTCGGCCATGGCGAACGCACTCCCGACCTGTGCT
Coding sequences within it:
- a CDS encoding malate dehydrogenase, which encodes MHVAIIGGASTIGSTVAYTLATKDPTMDISLVDKAPEPAWAHAMDITHSKYHGTDAPVDERTAASYGTVTGVGTDEMSSIDPDLVVLTAAAPRPDDAADRGVRKAELEANRAIADDVATQLQSIDPVPVVVLTNPIDRITYRLWTQLGWPREKFIGYSLSETARTAHAIADLQGVHPSRVSCPVMGEHGEGIVPIFSRARVGEASVSLTPEQESEVLEYVRDVPFEIASKRGAGETSRWVTSAGVAKVVRSMLSGETTSPGCLSTPLSGEYGFDDGCLSVPVSVDSTGVTAIHEWELADTEYERLVDAFESVRTDLETL
- a CDS encoding amidohydrolase family protein — protein: MIDAAEHRVIDCDWHYQDSFTDIVEYMDEPWKTKYERSNWDAAGVKQNLSSFFPTSTGDRQAYGKIEREHSNYPDEAETPDRVREGMEFLDVDQSLQISHLALAMGGVQTDDERTQAFAKAHIEYMIDQVLDPEDGVYGLVPLPYSDIETSLEILDRVEDVPAIRGACFITAGANPPLGNRKYDPLYERCEEIGYPVVFHTGGSGLDDYVRAGYQEMLETHTLGFLESNMSQLVSVTCQGVPEKFPDLDIVFMESGVTYVPGLISRLEEEYLKRPEEAPLLEKRPSEYITDYYFGTQPLEVSASPDLLELCFDMLGTDRLLYASDYPHWDFDSPSTITDLPFISDEERKAILAGNAVEVFDL
- a CDS encoding Rieske (2Fe-2S) protein, with the protein product MSEDGLVEVKAVESFADGDHELVDVRGVEVGVVRDEDEFYAFRNTCPHDGGPVCTGPVSRKLVGEFVGPGERVERSFSDEKIISCPWHGWSFDLETGENVADENIVLPSYDVVVENGIVYVDDGR
- a CDS encoding DUF3237 domain-containing protein — translated: MGEENTDQEADPLVPTLEQVLELDIEVDDPIEIGETGDGSRRIIPIRGGTVSGRCDGTVLQAGADYQLYRTERATELVAKYAFETDEGSRVYVENEGIRHASPETSERIRDGRPVDPEDVYFQSVPTFETADPDLEWLTESVFVASGTRQPNGVKLRVYRVE
- a CDS encoding universal stress protein, whose product is MAILCAVDGTQPHESVVSTADDLARAYDDELIVLHVMTKDRFESRGQDRTEYYVDDAAREAREMAREAAADVLDSTDRVVARGRVGDPTAEILEVADRVSARYLVLGGRKRSPVGKALFGSTTQSILLEATTPVVTVMDEE
- a CDS encoding acyl-CoA thioesterase, producing MSFTRTWTVRFSDTDPFGIAHYPRMIDAVHESSDMLMESIGWPFWELSQNEGIGLPLVSMDFDFKGQVEAGDAVEIEVTPTVGETSVQFDYTATHDGEIVFDGTEHRVCVPVGGDSGVALPDGLRNSLETVDTRYEDH
- the crcB gene encoding fluoride efflux transporter CrcB yields the protein MEAAHLLGTGGAIGAVLRYLVDQKLAHDRFPISTLVVNVVGSFALGLVVFVGFSHEAVLFVGTGACGSFTTYSSFSVQTVQLWETGDRVQAVIYAGGTLSSCLLAAGGAVGIAMVLPF
- a CDS encoding fluoride efflux transporter FluC, yielding MAHSRTLEHLEAMLVVGIGGFGGSNLRYAVELFVPSSLAATALVNVLGSLALGFLIYESRLTGTISETSRTLIATGFIASFTTYSTFVVDALTTTPALAVGYIIGSYALGFGAVLVGREGARWLRSVTPPTPEVSD
- a CDS encoding lysylphosphatidylglycerol synthase transmembrane domain-containing protein; protein product: MRRSIRFLLGTCAGSAILGGYLYTVGAETVLARMTTVAPWALGIVAVLVVLEGIADGIGVWASIAPLGDGLSGSKSVQFALAGDFFDTLSPAGPVSSEPIMARFFSVETGTGYAEALGVRSTAKYVKSATQVLVSGLLGIFLLVDTPNATPILLTLGGSLAGLVVFGGVVLWSRTQLSSALVVVLTPIVARISGLYREQPYGRDFVAAGVERYWSRLVGFRETPGLLALIAIGGLVEQLLTAAALWVAFAGLGVDSVFLPILVIIPLPQIASVVPIPGSLGAYDLLLGGALVVVTGVPTAVATAAVLLVRTLTLPFSAIAGGVCVSYLRGWRLRGDAA
- a CDS encoding MFS transporter, producing MSQEQVTVDADEPSPLDTVRQFFALERDVLVLSLAMFAFSLGFQMTNRFLPEYMTALGATGFVVGLFGTVGNVISAVYPYPGGAISDRLGSRYALTVFGLVSTLGFVVWLVAPNVGAITLGGVTIQPWVWIFVGLLLAQAWKSFGLGATFAVVKQATDPSRLAAGFASTETFRRTAFFIGPVLAAVLIGLEADFAVSFQYVLGVAVVFGVLGTVAQHVLYDASEDSFGDSFDGLEQIRRDLRTMPDPLRPLLIGDTLVRFANGMVYVFFVLVITQFYEVGLETTVSLAGFSYAIDLSPAAFFGYLLGIEMLVALLSMIPAAKIAERVGLKPVVALGFAVYALFPIVLIAGPDVLAPFMALSWAMILIFAFSGLRFAGLPSHKALIVGPAEQGSGGRVTGTYYLLRNTIVIPSAALGGYLWEFVSPGLAFTIAAVIGVIGTGYFLVFGKEFDAYV
- a CDS encoding alpha-ketoacid dehydrogenase subunit beta, which produces MSERLRMIEAVRETLRSELERDDDVVVYGEDIGRAGGVFRATEGLMEAHPNRVFDAPAAEAGIVGVGVGLAATGLRPVPEIQFQSFLYQGFHQLVQHVARMRSRTRGTITCPMTIRTPYGGGIHALELHSESFEAGFAHVPGLQVVFPSSPAETKGLLTSAIRDPDPVVFMEPTRLYRSFREEVPDEHEIPLGKARVVVNGDDLTVVAWGSMLRETLDAVEGVDASVEVIDPRTLYPLDAETIVESVKKTGRCVVVHEAPKSGGMAGEITARINERAFFYLEAPIERVTGYDVPVPFFAREDAYVPDTERITAGIHRALNSG
- the pdhA gene encoding pyruvate dehydrogenase (acetyl-transferring) E1 component subunit alpha, producing MSREDVAQFTVQSVQILDEDETVDEEGIPDLTDDELLELYAEMKRSRRLDERAVALQRRGELGTYAPAIGQEAAQVGSAFAMAEDDWIVPSFREQPALLVRDTPPHKILWYAMGMEEGAEIPGGNRALPPAIPIGTQPLHAVGIGWGESLQDRSNVAVTYFGDGATSQGDVYEALNFAGVYDAQTVFVCQNNRYAISTRLEDQTAAETLAQKAIAAGIEGIQVDGNDVLGVYAVTREAIEKARNGEPVLIEALTYRRSMHTTSDDPSVYRESEEEAGWKARDPIVRYQVFLEERGLLDEETKAAIEDRIESELSEAIKKAKEGEEILDQVDMFRHVYDDSPTELERQREAFTGGTDV